In the genome of Achromobacter sp. MFA1 R4, the window GCCCGCCTCGTTTTCACCCGTGTAGATGGCGTCCGCCGCCAGCAGCACGGTGCCGGTCTTGGGCAGCTTCACCTGCAGGGATTGGTGGCCCTGCGTGTGGCCCTTGGTGTCCAGCAGCACGATGGTGCCGTCGCCGAACAGGTCGAAGTCCCCTTCCACCTGGATGAAGTCGTAGTCGCGCGTGGTGTCGAAGTCCTTCATCACGTAGGCGGCGCGCTGGAATTTTTCGGGCCACCAGGCGGCGCGCAATTCGGCCTTCTGCACGACATGCTTGGCCTTGGGGAACATCTTGATGTTGCCGGCGTGGTCCAGGTGGAAGTGCGAGTAGACGACGTACTTCACGTCGCTCACGTCAAAGCCCGCAGCCTTGAGCTGGCGGTCGATGACCTCGTCGCGGCCCTGGATGGAATTGAAGGCGCCGCACAGGCCCTGTCCCCAGTAGTTGGCGCAATTGCCGTCCGCCGTGGCCTGGTTCATGCCGGTGTCGAACAGCACCAGGCCGCGCGGGTGCTGGATCACGTAGGCGGGCACCGGAATCTTGATCTTGGTGCCCACGTCGACCATGGCGGTCATGAAGCCCTTGTCCAGCTCGATCTTGCCCACCGACAGCTGCATCAGCTTCACGTCGGTGGGCGGCGCGTCGGCGGCTTGCGCCCATCCGCCCGCCATCACCGCCACCGCTCCAACCATTGCTTTCCAGCTCTTGCTCATTGTTGTCTCCTCGGACCAACAGGGGGAAGCCGCAGCCATGGCGGCGCGGCCAGTCAGCAAGCTCCCGGTGTGTCCCGGGTTCACATCGTCGACAGGGTGTTTCCCGTGCAAGGGCGCCTTGCGGCAGGCCGCAGCGCGCGCGATCGGGGCGCTCGGCCGGAAACGGCATCTGGCGGCCGTTTTCTCTGTTGCGCACTCTGACGCAGGCGCGAAGGGCTGCCAATTAAGGATTGATTAAGCAGGGCTTCGCCGCCGGCGAAGTGGGGGGAACCCTAGTAGCCGGACGGCGAGCCCGCGCGAGACGGGCAGCCAGGGGTCGAAATTCAATCGGCCGCGTGGCGCGCCTGCAGTTCCGCGAAGGACACCAGTTCCCCCGCCAGCGCGCTGGCCATGACTGTGGGCGGGCTGGCCAGCCAGACGCTGCCCGGTCCCGACCGGCCGGGGAAGTTGCGGTTGATGGCGCTGATCGTCACCTGCGAGGGGTCGGTGGACGATCCGGGTCCGCAGTTGGCGCAGGCGCCGCACGACGGCTGCAGGATGCGCGCGCCGACCGCGGCAAAGGTCTTGTCGTAGCCCTGCGCCACGCAGTAGTCCCGCACCGCGGTCGTGCCGTATTGCAGGAACAGCGTCACGCCCTCGGGCAGCGTCAGCCCGCGCGCCACCGCCCAGGCCAGGACCTGATGGTAGTGATCGAAGTCCTCGCGCTTGCCGGCGGTACAGGAGCCGCCATAGGCGATGTCGATGCGCGGCCGCGCCGTGAGGGTCGACAGGGGCACGCCGTTGCCCGGATCGCCCGGCGCGGCCACCAGCGGCGACAGCGCCGCGCAGTCCACGCGCAGGATGGCCGCGTATTCGGCGCCCGGATCGCTGCGCATCCAGGGTTCGATGCCGGCGTCCACGCCGCGGCGTTCGCGCAGGAAGCGCGCGGTCTCGGCATCGGGCGCGACGATGCCCGTCAGCCCGCCCAGCTCGGCGGTCATGTTGGTCAGCGTGGCGCGCTCGTCGATGGACAGGCCGGCGATGGCCGCGCCCGCAAACTCGAACACCTTGCCCACGCCCGCGCCCGCGCGGATCTCCGGCAGGGCCAGCAGGTGCAGCACGATGTCCTTGGCCGTGACGCCGGGCGGCGGCGCACCGTCCAGTTCGACGCGCAGGCTGGCCGGCAGCGTCAGCCGCACCGCACCCGTGACGAAGGCATTGGCCATGTCGGTCGTGCCCACGCCGAAGGCCACGCAGCCCAGCGCGCCGCTGTGCGGCGTGT includes:
- a CDS encoding N-acyl homoserine lactonase family protein, whose amino-acid sequence is MSKSWKAMVGAVAVMAGGWAQAADAPPTDVKLMQLSVGKIELDKGFMTAMVDVGTKIKIPVPAYVIQHPRGLVLFDTGMNQATADGNCANYWGQGLCGAFNSIQGRDEVIDRQLKAAGFDVSDVKYVVYSHFHLDHAGNIKMFPKAKHVVQKAELRAAWWPEKFQRAAYVMKDFDTTRDYDFIQVEGDFDLFGDGTIVLLDTKGHTQGHQSLQVKLPKTGTVLLAADAIYTGENEAGVIPGITWNTAASMQAIDRLKQIRDARQGQLWYSHDAEQHAQNAKTKVFD